Part of the Rhinoderma darwinii isolate aRhiDar2 chromosome 2, aRhiDar2.hap1, whole genome shotgun sequence genome, tgaggttaaggagatcctggacaccaaaaaagtaagaggaagaaccttttatttagtagattggagggggtttggtccagaagagaggtcctgggagccagaggagaatctcaattaAGACGTTTCTCTGTCGTTCTGGCCTTGTTGtcattatcctagtatgtctatgcaaatggtctacaAAGTGTTTTCCACTTGCCAGTGCTCCCCGTTCCTGCtatctgtaacctgtatcccgtgctatcctggtcaagtgccatgttgagctgaagtcgtgctgtgttgtgtaccacgcctgtcctgcttcaccacgcctggcgcctgcctgttgcctagtccctgctgagcctgtcttgctactgtctgagctaccacaagtacattatacgaactatagactgtgacctgtgtgctgttggccagctgccataccatcaaggcggtacggcccagtgggtccacatacccaacttgACATTAGGCGTATGTCGGGTCAATGGAACCCTATGGATAAGTTTGGCATATGTATAAATCACAACTAATAGATACATATTAAATAATTTGATGAATATCTCACGTTGAAGTACTTGCTGAAAAGCACAAAAAAATACCTTTAGCTATCTAAATCTATTTAACTTTAATATAACAAACTTCTTCTTTTCTTTATATCGTTTTCTATATGATAAAATAACTATGTTGAGGTTTTTGCCCCAAAGCAATTTCGTAGATATTATAATATAATTAGTTTCTGTGAATTTGTACTTCACCACTAGAGGGCAGCAGAAGATTATTCATATTTTGTGAAAATGTCTCTGTTGTGTCtcaatttaaaggaacagtgttatgatttatttttttattcatttatgtgtttttatttaataaaatattatattgactttatttcatttttcacacacaaagtttttttttattgacactttcttactgtactgggggctgccatgttttatttaatctttgCATGTGTCTCttaacaacacatacacagatggaatacggcagcacagggcataggacacaatgaacgggagccgttcattgcatctgacatctggctctgtactgcgcagacgcagttcagagtcacacagcagagaagctgtttgcagggagatagcaggcgccattatgaagaccagctgcactgctggtaaggtgtgtgtctctgtctgtccctctctcgctcACACACACCCCCGCTActgcggaggagactgtcagcaagattgtatggggacgatggaggagactgtcagcaagattgtatggggacgatggaggagactgtcagcaggattgtatggtgatgctggaagagactgtcagcaggattgtatgggatcgctggaggagactgtcagcagtattgggtggtgatgatggatgagactgtcagcaagattgtatagtGATGCTGGtgtagactgtcagcagtattgggtggtgatcctggaggagacctggctggaagcgatgtctattcactctcaagacacttcagtaacgttaatgtgtgagtgacagcatcgtgatcttgctagatcatgaggtgcagagtaaatgaatggagagaagtgtatgacgctgattggtcagcgtcatacactcctctccacaacgcccacttggtcaagaagtaaaaacacgcccagttgtctattaagaaagtcattagcataaatctaaaataggtcataactataacttttctaaataaaaaacaccgctgtaatctacattacagcgccgatcacattatgtagaaaatAGAGCACATAtattgtggggacagagcctctttaaggtgaaaCCCAGGGTTGGGTCCATAGGAGGCGTGCTGCTTGCATAGTTATGAGTATAATTAAAACACGCTTGTTTCAACTGTTCATCTGAAGTTGTGAAGTTACACTATATTCGGGCCATTTTTAACCTTTGTTGCAGTGAGAGGCTATAGTGTGGAGCGGAAGCATTCGGGGAGActcgtttgtttttttatctgaAGGAAACAAAGGCGGGTTGGCTTGAAAAACATATTTCTCTGCACTGCTAGAGTAAGATCACTTGCACCTTTACTACAAGCTGCAGATTTGCGGTGTATTAGTGGAGTGTGAGCGGAGGACGTCTTTTGCTTTTGTgtagtggaaaaatgctgcaaagtaagaatgctttcaaaaatagaagtgttaatagttcttttttttaattttatgaattaccagaataaaaagtgaatgaacaaaagagaaatctaaatcaaatccatAATTGGTATGACCAACCTTTGCTCTCAAAATAGCATACATTTTTCTAGgttcacttgcacacagtttttgaaggaacacggcaaggaggttgttccaaacattttGGAGAACTAACTACTGattttctgtggatgtaggcctcctcaaatccttctgtttcTTTATGTAATCCCAAACAGacttgatgatgttgagatcagggcttggGGGGGCGGGTGGggagccatatcatcacttccagggctccttgttctttgcgctgaagattgttcttaatgacattggctgtaagtTTCGggacgttgtcctgctgcagaatagatttagagccaatcagacgcctcactgatagtattgcatgatggataagtatctgcctgtatttctctgcattgaggacaccattaattctgaccaaatccccaactccatttgctgaaatgcagccctaaACTTGCAAGGAACTTCCACTGTGCTTTACTGTTACTGACAGtcattattataccgctctcCAGGCCTTGgacaaacaaactgccttcttttacagccaaatattttaaattttgactcatcagtccagagcacctgctgcaatttttctgcaccccagttcctatgtttttgtgcatagttgggtcacttggccttgtttccacaccgatggtatgtttttttttactgcaattctTCCCTGAAGACCAATTCTGGGCAGGCTTattcgaacagtagatgggtttaCCTGGGTTCTGCAAGTTTTGAGCTAATGGCACTGCTagacatcttccgattttgaagggaagtaagcataatgtgccttttatctgctgcactaagttttctTGGCAGACCACTGCGTCTATGGTCCTCAATGTTGCCTGTttatttgtgcttcttcaaaagagcttgaacagcagatCTTGAAacaccagtctgctttgaaatctttgcctgtgaGAGACctcgctgatgcagtataactaccttgtgtcttgttgctgtgcttagTCTTGCCATGGTGAACCCGTGACATGAAATTTTCTtctacaacctcacctttgtagcaaagtttggctgttcctcactcagttttaaacctcctacacggctgtttctgttacagttcatGACTGTTCTTCAACCTACAAattaaaatgatgatcattatcacctgtttggtataattggttaatcatacgccTGACtagaatcctacaaaatccataatTTTGTGCAAGTgtgcctagaagaattgatgctgtttcgaAGGCAAAGGATGGTCACACCAAACATTAATTTGATCTGgatttatcttctgttcattcacattgtattttgttaattgataaaaaaaactattaaaacttctatttttgaaataattcttactttgcagcatcatTCCCTAACtgcctgtatgtgtgtgtgtgtgtgtgtgtgtgtgtgtgtatatatatatatatatatatatatatatatatatattcttattaaTTATATTAATCAGTATGTCAGTTTCGTGATTACTAGTGAAAGTATTGTTACCCTTCTCACCTTTAAAATAACATGCAGCATTTTTCCCTTTTTCTGTATGTCCTGTTTTAGAAAGAATAGTAAAGAATATAatgtagattttgctgcggatgttaccccttctacattgcaaagggtgaaatccacagcatgctctgTTTTCGTGTGGAAAATGTACAGCAGCATGTGGAGGAGAATAGTTCAAATCTCATTCTGATGGCTGGGATTGTAGTCCGCTGTGGATTGTCTACATGGAAAATTCACAGCACTTCTGtcccgtgtgaatacagccttaggccggattcacacgagctgcGGGAAaactcacgtactgaaaacatgtttttagtatgggacagtagttccgcggagaggcagggactcctagcgtcatagataacgatgatgctaggagccctgctctctgcagtgtgctcagtccgggaaatgcggccgacctgcggaccgtatatcacggactgaacacgctcgtgtgaatctggccttagggtgGCTATACACGCCACGTTTTTTTAAGGAAAAACGTCCCCTTCTTGTGGTGTTTTTCCTAATGTTTTGTGCCAAAAAAAACGTGCTGCAATATGTTAGCTGGAATTCAATGCTGAAATATTGAACGCACTACAAACATTAAATTTTTTCAAGTGGGTTTGCTTTCTTTTGTCTGGTGTTTTTTTGGCTTAGTTGGGTTTTTTCAAAATCACAGAAAGGGTTGGTTCGGCATTTTTCACCCATAGACCTCcatcgtttgttttttttccaaaatgcatGTGCCGTTTTTATAGAATAAACcatgtgttgcaaagaggaatcACATGACTTGCAATGTGAAAAtgcaatttaataaaaattgctGGTAGTAAAACACATTGACATCAGACATTATACTATTTATGGGCGGTGCTAGACTCTTGCCTGGTGGCTGATGTTGGGGAAAATCGATTGGATAAGATGAATTTTACATGTTCTGTCCTATTGTTTTCTTCAATATAAACTTTGGACATGTCTGGcagcaattccccccccccccaattctgCTCTTAGTTCCTGGGAGGAATCGGCAGCCAACAGATGGGTAACCCAAGTACTTGAAATAGGTGCTGgtcttcagacatttatggcaaacatcattaacatttactgaGCGACCTCGCAGCAGACATAAGGGTGTTAACATTCACGCTCGCTAGGACAGGtgcaaaaattaaaacaaattagACACTATAAGGCTGAGTTTACACGTCGCAGTCAAAACGTGGTTTTATGCTGGGATTTACGCCAAAAATCTTGCCAAAATCTTTCCAATATGCCACAATTTGCAAAATTGTCACAAAAAATGCAAAATtgaccgccacgtgtgaacccagcctaagattccAATCTTGTCCTTctcccattgttttttatttttcacctcCTTGGAAGTATTCCTTTTTTCTCCCTGTGATCTTCcgtttcactttttatttattcccTCTCCCATGCTGCCATTTGCTTGCTTCCCTGCTGTTTTTCCCCCCCATCCCCTCCCCTCTATATGCTCTTTACTGTCTTGGTCCAGGCGTTGGATTTTTCCCTTGCTGGGTTTTACTCTGAGAGAGTGTTTTTCATGTTTAACGTAAAGCTCCAGGGCCCAAATGCTAAATCTGTAATGGGATCCCCCAACTATGACATGTGTGTGACAGTGCTGATGTCCTCTCAGGGGGTCAAATGGGCCCCTGATACACCAGGGCCAAGGTGCGACTGCAACCTCTCATCCCCTATAGTTATGTCTCTGGCGCTGCTAAAGTGACTGCATCCTGGGATGTGAGACCCCATCAGCGAACCTACCCATCAACATGTCAGGTAGGTTGCCGCATGCACTGCTGCCAGGTTGGGAGCCATTCCTAATGTTATGACATGGGGAAGTGGAGTGGAGGGAGATGGGGAATAGTTATCACTGCTTTTTGGCTATGTTGTTGTGCTACATATATTCAGGAGGTGGAGCTTCCGCCTTACATAGATTCTTTAGCTTCTGAGATTTGATTAGCTGTAGTGCTAGTAATTTAGGATTGTGTACCCACCCCTGTGGCGGGCTTTTCATGATGACCACAGTGTAAGGGTATAGTAGAGTggagtatatagtatataataagagTGTGAAATTTTTTGTGAAGCCGCACCTTGCGCCCAATCTTTGCTTCCACATGACTCAGCAGAGCCTATACTTAATGGGTTCGCCAACTCATCATGGTCTCCTTTCAGGCCTCTCACCAGCTCTCCAACGCTACCAAATATATCTGTGAAGCCCCTGTGGATGCACGTAATTTTGTGGCTTACACTTCTTCTTCCATGGTCGCCGTGTGCCAGATGGCATGGCTCATTGCTTGCCTGCTGAGACTGTTTATAAACGCACCTTGACGGCGCTTCCCGTCATAAGCGCTCGCTTGGACTAAATCATCTCGGAAGTAAAAGGTAGGAAAAACACTCCCCTGCCtcaaactaaggcctcatttacacgagcgtattttcacgcgtgtcgtacgcacctatattagtctatggggcagtttagacgatgcgtgaattttgcgcagcgtgagtgcgttgcgtaaaactcacgacatgttctataatcatgcgtttttcacgcaacacgcacccattgaagtcaatgggtgcgtgaaaacaacgcatgacacacggacgctcatgcgttgcatgcgcgaaaatcacgcaagagctgttatgtccatgccAAACAATCTATAAAGCTAGAcaaagcaaacccaaaccaggaagtgcctgcctttccagtgcgagggggcaagtctaGCCAGTGCCTGGAGACTTCAGTCAAGAATTCTTGGAGCGTATCATCTATTCTACAGCCatggatgtggagcgcctcatccTGTTTGTCCAGGACCATCGTGCTATATGGGAcaccagatgtgaggagtaccACAATAGGACGGTAAaagaggacgcatgggagttggtggcaAAAAACATGTTTgagcaagagtgggagactgccagaacccgggaccgcactcggttgggtgagtaccacgcattttctgtaaatgcctgtcatgcctattgtaaacctggggccctgtatgtgtattccgCTCATTAGTACGAAAAACTTaggtggagcaggtgcttccccgtgtcccacgtcattgccactgcagggcccttcatttagaagtgagaggttatagttctgatggcgtgttatgtttttgttatatcctacagtccaagatatcaagacacggtggcggagctgccgtgatcaatttaggcgagagatgggtgacaagggacgcagcggagatgggtcatctcgcaaacggccctacatatacaccaagcagctcatgttcttgaaggacatcatggatatgcgcacgtaagagttaaTGCCGTTGCATGAGTCTAATGTGTGTGTGccaatgtcctgtttgccaacgtgttgTTGTCGCCAATGTTAGATATTGGATTCAtacgtttttttctccttgtagaaccaccgacaatttggaggacacagcagaggagactgacgtgggggaggcTATGGGAGAACCTCCTGCTCCAAaatgtcctgccgcccagccccgagccgacaccccaggagcccgcaccagggCAGTCTGCACGGCCGGTCGcctctccagcccaggagcgccccgtgcgagcccgcagtcggcgtgttcgtgcaccacagccctccacagcagCCCAGGTCGATACTCGGGTACTCGACTATCTGAGGCGAGCGGCAGAAGAGGACGGGAATGATGCCTTCGGCCGCAGCATtgtccccctcctacgcctggtgcccatggaccgtatgggccgtctgcaggcgtcgatcgtcaaTTTGATCGATGCTTGCAGACCGCCCACAATCCCCATATGTGTTTCACGGCGATAGAGCAATGGCGAAATGCATACATGCCGCCATCCACGCCCCAGGTGGCTGGCCAATTCCACCCTGTTCCCCAGATGGGCCGGCCGCAtccatacatgcgccctatggctccccacttcgcagggcccacattccacccaccacatcagcaccactatgctggcgaggaacaacctacccagctccaggtccagcatagtggtgctgaaatgcaggcatatgcctccccaggacaactataccaacacctctgagtgtgttggtgccaatatatttggacggcactgttgtgtgtggtgcagacctggccacgtttgttgtgggatcatgtttttattttgtatttcgttacaccatgttggtgtctaaGTTTTTGTGGCCAAAATTTGGGTTTGGTCCTAAtccgaaaataaaaatattcatggttaatggtttgatttcgttttattattcatttataccacacaacacaaggtttgccacacatttcctttgcctacactctcacacacttctggccttttggaccaatgcatgcccatgtgatatgaggttttagttaatctctcggggtttgacatggcttgaaagggattgcaaagtttaggtcctgccatgggccccgaagcaaaataagtacacttgcaattggacttccctaactggagtccgcacaacaggatatatggggaaagtaagtcggcaactgtgtaaagtcctgctcaaaccccgagagatataagctcgcaacccgcgtcaagggtcctcatgttttgtgagtccctaccccaaccccaacccccaaaataaaccaaaaataaaaatggccacaTCTCACGTGGGTAGTGAAGCCTCAAAAGAACATtcaccccttcaaaggtcatcagccccccacggtgctggtccagatgggcactcaaaatatgcggCAAAAGTAtcacgcactcgaaggccggaagagAGAGATCGGCCTAGAGGattcaccgggacattgtcagtggtgcctgcatgtgttaggatatattctgcatcaaagttagcatcattaatgcggcagaagttatgcagaactacacccgcttgtataacacgtgtgacattcggcatggacaattgcattgttgagagaaagacacgccacctgtttgacataatgccaaaggcacattccacacatcgccgagctcggcccaggcggagattgaacatgcgccgacggtcatccaagtcccttcttgcaaagggacgcatgacttgccttgtgagtgcaaacccctcatccgccacgataacatacgggattgggggcccgctggagcccgggaggatggaaggttccggcaccgccaatcgcctattcacgagtcgttttcccattcttgatgaacggatgctgccatacgagccaatgtctacAATACTGAAACAATAattcgtgtccgccaaggctaacaataccatagaaaaatactgcttgtagttaaagtattgggagccactgcgtgggggctttctcacacgaatgtgtttgccgtctagggcaccaatgcaatttggaaattctgtagctcgaagaaatccctctgaaatacttagccactgttctgtcgtgggctgaggcatgaacgtgctctttaacctctgccacaacacgacacaggtggatatgacaatgaacgaaatggtggtcactcccaaaagaaattcaaaatgcaacgaatgataactattgcctgtggccagaaatctagaaaacaacgagaaagaaaaacaaaggcagaacacatgttagtggggggctggtgaagcagacagcggcatggactaagttcTAGCAgtttcacacatacctcaaggtcacaagcagccgttcctcggccgaaatgcagcgtctcatgttgttattctggtaggtgagaccagagcgtgtTTgcgcaagcagaaggtcaaatgtggccacagacatgcggcagaaggcacgaaatttgtctggatgccggcgtaagtcctcatacagggtatgaaaatggccttttatagtatgttgggccacaagtggatgaacccaaatgcgacttcttacaGGCGTTTGGtcctgcagcatgtgtcggcgctcgccaaaccgacgtgagatcatccagacaagaagcacacgcgccagcgctggcgaagccataatagttgggtggCAAGGCAATTCCAACGTGAAGGGAAAAACACACAcggtggtttctgcagaggcggaaataaggttctaaacatgcttctaccagcaagcatgggttgggccagctggcctatttgtaggctggcgtaCCACTAATCCCctgtgcgttttttacgcgcgatgcaaacgctagtcgtgcgcgcgtttaaaacgcaacaaggctgcgtatacgcagtgcatacgcaatacaaacgcgcgcaaaacgtggcgttttttgcgcgcgcaaaacgcacacgctcgtgcaaatcaggcctaaggcctcatttacacgagcgtaatatacgcgcgtgcgacgcgcgtgcttttcacgcgtgtcgtacgcacctatattactctatggggcagtgcagacgatgcgtgttttttgcgcagtgcgcgtgcgtcgtgtaaaactctcgacatgttctaaaatcgtgcgtttttcgcgcatcacgcacccattgaagtcaatgggtgcgtgaaaacaacgcatgacacacggacgctcctgcgttgcatgcgcgaaaatcacgcaagagttgttatgtccatgaaaaagctggacaaagcaaacaaaaaccagaaAGTGCCTGCGTTTCCACTGCGAGGGGGCAAGCCTAGTGAGTGCCTGGAGACTGTGTGAAGGTATCTTCCTCTGTGTGAATCATCTtctgccatgccgcgcgggatggacgtAGAGCGCCTCATCCTCCTTGTCCAGGAACATCCTGCGATCTGGGACACGCGCTCGGAGGCGTACCACAACCggacggtcaaggaggacgcctgggaggtggtCGCCAAGAACCTTTTCgagcaggagtgggagagtgcacgaacccgggaccgcagtcggttgggtgagtaccaggcattttctgtcaatgcctgtgatccctatagaagacctggggccctgtatgtgtcttctgcgcattagcacgaggaactttggtggagcaggcgcatcaccgtgtaccacgtaattggcagtgcagggcccatcatttagaagtgagaggtgatagttctgatggcgtgttatgtgtttttttaatccaacagtccaagatatcaaaacacggtggcggagctgccgtgaccaatttcggagagaaatgggtgaaaggggacgcagcggggatggcgcatctcgcaagcgaccctatatgtataccaagcagctgatgttcttgaaggacatcatggagatgcgcacgtaagagtttctgcctttgcatgtgtctaatgtgtgtttgcccatgtcctgtttgccaacgtgttggtgtgggcattgttcaatattctgttctaacgttattttctccttctagaaccaccgacaatttggaggacaccgcagaGGAGACAGACGTTGGCGAGTCTCTGCCAGAACCTCCTGCTGccaatgtcctgccgcccagcccagagccgacaccccaggagcccgcccCTGGGCAGTCTGcaggggccgtcgcctctccagcagaggagcgccccgtgcgtgcccgcactcgccgtgcccgtgctcaacaggcctccACAGCTGGCCAGGTAGATACCCGTGTCCTGGAGTATCTAAGGCGAGCCGCtgatgaggacgggaacgacgcctttggccgaagcattgttcccctcctccggctggtccccatggaccgtatgggccgtctgcaggcgtcgatcgtaacattgatcgacgcttccagaccgccccacaatcctaacgtgtgcttcacggccatagaacagtggcgcagttcagccatgccggccaccacgccccaggtgcctggcccattccacccagccccccagatgccacgcccgcatccgtacatgcgccttatggctccccacttccctgggcCAACATACCAcccccaacatcagcaccactatgctggcgaggaacaacctacacagctccaggtccagcatagtggtgctgaaatgcaggcgtattcgtccccgggccaccagtaccaacacctctgagtgtgttggtggcaTGATTTTTGGACGCCACAGTTGGGTGTGGTGCAGGGCTGCCAACTTGCCGTTCTTTTGTTTGTTGGATGTGTATtattatacaccatgttggtgtttttgtTTTGATGCGAAATCTGCGTTTTTGGCAAAACACAGTAGTAAAAAATTTCATGTTTAATGGTTGGAtttcgtgttgttattcattgataccacacaacacaaggtttggggcacatttcctttgcctagactctcacacacttctgggcttttggtccaatgcatacacacgtgatatgaggttttagttaaacaCTCGTGGTTTGATATGGTTAGCAAGAGGTGCGGacgtttaggtgctgtcatgggccccgaggCAAACTATGTCCACTAGCAATTGGACTTTCCAAACTTTAGCCCACACAAGATTCTAACTCTAGAAAGAGGGTTGCCAACTTTCGAAAGTCCGGCTTAAACCCCGAAAGATGTAAGCTTGCAACCCGCCTCAAGACTCCTCTTGTTTTgaaagtccctaacccaacaccatccacgaaaaacaacaaaaacacaggCCACATGTGACGTGAGGAGGGAAGCAGACAAACAACAGAGAACCCTTCAAAGTTCCTCACGCACCCACGGTGCGGCTCAAGATcgacactcaaaatatgccgccaaagtatccctcaTGCGAGGTcaggatgagagagatcggccgagaggagtaACCGGGACAGTGAGGCAGCTGCCGGAATGTGTAAGGATATAttgtgcatcaaaggtagcatcattaatgcagcagaagttatgcagaccgACACACAGTTCGATAacgcgtgtcacattctgcatggactattgcattgtcgtcagaaagacacgccacctgctggacataatgccaaaggcacatgccACACATGGACGAGCTCGGCAGAGGCCGAGATTAAGGTGCTAAACCTGCTTCTacaagcaagcaggggttgggctagCTGGCAGATTTGTAGGCAGGCTTGCCAGGATTctccgcagcgttttttacgcgcgtagcaaacgctagtcgtgcgcgcgtatAAAACGCAACAATGCTGCGAATACGCAGGCAAAACGCTATGCCAacacgcgcaaaatgcagcgttttttgcgtgcgcaaaacgctctcgctcgtgtaaacgaggcctaaggctCATCATGCTCCTAATTTCAGGACCTCATTTTCGTCCCTTTCCTAGATACCTCATTCCACGGGCATCCAGACAGCAGTCTCACCAGGACTCTAAGAACAGATCTTCCCTCAAGCTACATTCCCTTTGGCACTCCTACCCTAAGGCTGCTAATCCTACAGTGGGTAAAACCAGTTCCGCC contains:
- the LOC142741802 gene encoding uncharacterized protein LOC142741802; amino-acid sequence: MDVERLILLVQEHPAIWDTRSEAYHNRTVKEDAWEVVAKNLFEQEWEIQDIKTRWRSCRDQFRREMGERGRSGDGASRKRPYMYTKQLMFLKDIMEMRTTTDNLEDTAEETDVGESLPEPPAANVLPPSPEPTPQEPAPGQSAGAVASPAEERPVRARTRRARAQQASTAGQVDTRVLEYLRRAADEDGNDAFGRSIVPLLRLVPMDRMGRLQASIVTLIDASRPPHNPNVCFTAIEQWRSSAMPATTPQVPGPFHPAPQMPRPHPYLIPRASRQQSHQDSKNRSSLKLHSLWHSYPKAANPTVGKTSSA